Proteins from one Methanobacteriales archaeon HGW-Methanobacteriales-1 genomic window:
- a CDS encoding photosystem reaction center subunit H, whose protein sequence is MEERKLIKGEEKFWSEIKGYQVATSNARILGELEELVINDKTGKITDVVIKVEKGRNVNVKGSKKKGDFLLVPFGKVEKVGEFIIIAE, encoded by the coding sequence ATGGAAGAAAGGAAACTGATTAAAGGAGAAGAAAAATTCTGGAGCGAAATTAAAGGATACCAGGTAGCTACTAGCAATGCAAGAATTTTAGGAGAGCTAGAAGAACTGGTGATTAATGATAAAACTGGAAAAATCACCGATGTTGTAATTAAAGTGGAAAAAGGCAGAAATGTCAATGTAAAAGGTTCTAAGAAGAAAGGAGACTTTTTACTGGTTCCGTTCGGTAAAGTTGAAAAAGTAGGCGAATTTATAATAATTGCTGAATAA
- a CDS encoding GTP--adenosylcobinamide-phosphate guanylyltransferase, with protein sequence MAIALIMAGGKGTRMKLDCEKPMVQANGKFLIDCVMDNLQDSTNINDIFIATSHHVPLTEEYAIKKGYKIIKTPGDGYLDDLSFLLSYFESKNPDETVLTIGSDIPGVDGELIDFILNEYQLRYKKSQKPAMCVAVPIEIFEKYDLEPSIVLEGIVPSGVNILRSINKIQDEEVLEVPKIELALNINTCKDIKVFEKFFGDNDGRKETD encoded by the coding sequence ATGGCAATTGCTCTAATTATGGCTGGTGGTAAAGGAACTCGCATGAAATTGGATTGTGAGAAACCCATGGTGCAAGCTAATGGAAAATTTTTAATTGATTGTGTAATGGATAATTTGCAGGATTCTACTAATATAAACGATATTTTCATTGCTACTAGTCATCATGTTCCATTAACAGAAGAATATGCAATCAAAAAAGGATATAAAATAATTAAAACTCCTGGAGACGGATATTTAGATGACTTAAGTTTTTTATTATCCTATTTTGAATCAAAAAATCCTGATGAAACTGTATTGACTATTGGCTCTGATATTCCAGGTGTTGATGGAGAATTAATAGATTTTATTCTAAACGAGTACCAATTAAGATATAAAAAATCGCAAAAACCAGCTATGTGTGTAGCAGTTCCTATTGAAATTTTTGAAAAATATGATTTAGAACCTTCTATTGTTCTTGAAGGCATAGTACCCTCGGGAGTAAATATATTAAGGAGTATAAACAAGATACAAGATGAGGAAGTTTTGGAAGTTCCTAAAATCGAACTTGCCTTAAATATTAATACTTGTAAAGACATAAAAGTCTTTGAAAAGTTTTTTGGTGATAATGATGGAAGAAAGGAAACTGATTAA